The DNA region TTTTATTAAAGTACAATATTTTAAGCTTTATTTAATAGTGGATATGTTTAGTAGATTAATAGTAGCCCATGAAGTATGGGAAAGTGAAAAAGCAGAATACACTCAAAGACTAATAAAGAAAGCTACTTTATCACAAGGAATAGCTGGAAAACCACTTGTACTGAATTCTGATAATGGTAGTTCTATGAAAGCAGCAAATTTTCTAGCAACATTAGAAAAACTAGGAGTACAAAGTTCTTTTTCAAGACCAATGGTAAGTAATGATAATCTTTATTCAGAGTCACTTTTTAAAACAATGAAATACAGACCTAAGTATCCTAACAAGGGATTTTCCACCCTAGAAGAAGCTAGAATCTGGGTAAGCAAATTTACAAGCTGGTATAATTGCACCCATTTACATAGCGGAC from Halanaerobiaceae bacterium ANBcell28 includes:
- a CDS encoding DDE-type integrase/transposase/recombinase, producing the protein MKVQYFKLYLIVDMFSRLIVAHEVWESEKAEYTQRLIKKATLSQGIAGKPLVLNSDNGSSMKAANFLATLEKLGVQSSFSRPMVSNDNLYSESLFKTMKYRPKYPNKGFSTLEEARIWVSKFTSWYNCTHLHSGLNFIIPY